From Candidatus Binatia bacterium, the proteins below share one genomic window:
- a CDS encoding bifunctional aldolase/short-chain dehydrogenase, whose protein sequence is WDLDSIEPPGLPALTLAPLLELRSLEALSDEEMVNQQRIRLFDSTSPNPSVETLLHAFLPYRFIDHTHADAILALTNQPDGEDLVREALGDNILVVPYIMPGFALAKLAAEVSETRADVEGMVLLKHGLFTFDEDARASYEKTIALVDRAERFLEKRRSRPAPAPAGDDVASAASGRAAELAPLLRGAIARDDAALGERSDAPQRCMVLDWRGTPEILGYLAEEGLQERSRRGPLTPDHVIRTKSLPLVLDLPPEADEGTLRAAIGERVQEYRREYREYFTRQVGEKSVDKTPLDPDPRVFLVPGVGIFCAGKTARDAGIASDLTEHTLRIRSLGDAVGHYEGLPDGDLFDMEYWSLEQAKLGKSAEKPLARQVALVTGAAGAIGVGIALELGRAGAHVVLADVDEAGLAKAHRRVAELAGEASCAAVRMDVTDDASVAAAFAETCRLFGGVDIVVPNAGIAHVSAMADMKSTDWERVMSVNLGGYFRTMREGARVMRAQRTGGNIVVNASKNVFGPGADFGAYSASKAGGHQLGKVAAIELAPDGIRVNMINADAVFAEGDTTSGLWQEIGEDRARSKGLDPAELEEHYRKRNLLHTKISGADVGRAVVFFSAGGTPTTGATLPVDGGVAAAFPR, encoded by the coding sequence ACCAGCAACGCATCCGACTGTTCGATTCAACCTCGCCCAACCCGTCGGTAGAAACCTTGCTGCACGCCTTCCTGCCATATCGGTTTATTGACCATACGCATGCGGACGCGATTTTGGCGCTGACGAATCAGCCCGACGGTGAGGACCTCGTCCGCGAGGCCTTGGGCGACAACATCCTGGTGGTTCCCTATATCATGCCTGGATTCGCTCTGGCGAAACTGGCAGCCGAAGTCTCCGAGACCCGTGCGGATGTCGAAGGTATGGTCCTGCTCAAGCATGGGCTTTTTACGTTCGATGAGGATGCCCGTGCGAGTTACGAGAAGACGATCGCATTGGTGGATCGGGCCGAACGTTTTCTTGAGAAACGTCGCTCGCGCCCCGCGCCAGCACCGGCTGGCGACGATGTCGCAAGTGCTGCCAGCGGGCGAGCAGCAGAGTTGGCGCCGCTATTACGTGGCGCGATCGCGAGAGACGATGCCGCACTGGGCGAGAGAAGCGATGCCCCGCAGCGTTGTATGGTGCTGGATTGGCGAGGGACACCGGAGATTCTTGGCTATCTCGCTGAGGAAGGTTTGCAGGAGCGCTCTCGGCGCGGACCTCTAACGCCTGATCATGTGATCCGTACCAAGTCACTACCGCTTGTGCTCGACCTGCCGCCTGAGGCTGACGAGGGCACGCTTCGCGCTGCGATCGGAGAGCGCGTGCAAGAATACCGTCGGGAGTACCGTGAGTACTTCACACGCCAGGTGGGCGAGAAATCTGTCGATAAAACACCTCTCGATCCGGATCCTCGGGTTTTTCTGGTCCCGGGTGTGGGGATCTTCTGTGCCGGGAAAACCGCGCGCGATGCCGGAATTGCCTCGGATTTGACCGAGCATACCCTTCGGATCCGCTCTCTGGGGGATGCGGTAGGTCATTACGAAGGTCTGCCCGATGGCGATCTCTTCGACATGGAATATTGGAGTCTCGAGCAAGCGAAACTCGGCAAATCTGCCGAGAAGCCTCTGGCTCGGCAGGTCGCGCTGGTGACGGGTGCCGCCGGGGCGATTGGCGTTGGTATCGCTCTGGAACTCGGGCGTGCGGGAGCACATGTGGTGCTCGCGGATGTGGATGAGGCTGGCCTTGCCAAGGCCCACCGACGAGTTGCTGAACTGGCCGGCGAGGCATCCTGTGCTGCGGTACGGATGGATGTGACGGATGATGCTTCGGTCGCCGCAGCCTTCGCCGAGACCTGCCGTCTCTTTGGCGGCGTCGATATCGTTGTTCCGAATGCCGGGATCGCGCACGTGAGTGCCATGGCGGACATGAAAAGTACCGACTGGGAGCGCGTGATGAGCGTGAACCTCGGGGGATATTTTCGAACGATGCGCGAAGGCGCCAGAGTGATGCGAGCGCAGCGGACCGGAGGCAATATCGTCGTGAATGCGTCCAAGAATGTCTTTGGTCCCGGGGCGGACTTCGGGGCCTATAGCGCGTCCAAGGCGGGCGGCCACCAATTAGGTAAAGTTGCGGCGATCGAGCTCGCGCCGGACGGGATCCGCGTGAACATGATCAACGCCGATGCGGTATTCGCCGAAGGCGATACGACCTCAGGCCTCTGGCAGGAGATTGGTGAGGACCGAGCCCGTTCCAAGGGTTTGGACCCGGCGGAGCTTGAAGAGCATTACCGGAAGCGCAATCTGCTGCATACGAAAATCAGCGGTGCCGACGTGGGCCGGGCCGTCGTGTTCTTTTCGGCCGGGGGTACTCCGACCACAGGAGCGACTTTGCCGGTTGATGGCGGTGTCGCCGCAGCGTTCCCGAGGTGA